In Candidatus Bathyarchaeota archaeon, the genomic window AGTTCAGGCCCAGGGGCCTTGGGGGCTACCATGGTGATGTCAACTCCCTCTGGAGGATCGATCAGTCCGTAATGGATGTTGAATCCGTGGGCGAATTGTAGGGTCTTCCCAGGCTGGAGGTTTGCCTCCACCTCCTCCCTGTAAACCTTCGGCTGAGCCATATCTGGGATGAGCATAACTATTATATCCGCCTCCTCCGTGGCTCTGGATATCGGGAGGACCTTGAAACCTTCCCTCTCAGCTCTCTCCCATGATCCCCCCTGCCTCAATCCAACTATGACCTCAACCCCTGAGTCGCGAAGGTTTAGGCTCTGGGCTCTCCCCTGGCTCCCGTAGCCCAGTACTGCGACTAGCTTATCCTCCAATATCCTCCCGTCGATATCTGAGTCGTGATACACCTTGACCAATCCACTGCCTCCTATAGCCTAAGCCTCCCCTTCTCGAGGGCTGTCACACCTGTCCTAGAGAACTCTAGGATGCCGATGGGGCTAACCTTCTTCAGGAATTCTTCTATCGTCTCCGTCTCCCCCGTGACCTCTGCTATTATGGATTCGGCATCGATGTCTAGGATCAGGCCGTGATAGGAGTTTATATGTTTAAGGGCTTCCTCCCTGGCCATTGGGTCGGAGGTCTGGAGCTTCACCAGCAGCATCTCCCTCGCCACAGTCCTCATGGGATCGAGCCTCTTAACCCTGATCACATCGACCATCTTATCCAGCTGCTCGACTATCTGGTTGAGAACCCTGCTATCGGCCTTCAAGGTGATGGTCATCCTAGCCAGCTCTGGGTCGTCCAGTGGACCAACCGATATGCTCTCTATGTTGAATCCCCTCCTCCTGAAGAGGTTCGTTACATTGAAGAGGACTCCTGGCTTGTTCTCCACCAAGAACGCGACGGTGCTCAGGGAACGGTACATGGTTAAGCCTCCATTATGAACTCCTTAAGCCCTTTACCCGGGGGGACCATCGGGAAGACGTTCTCCTCAGGGTCTATGGGGACATCTATAACGGTTGTCTGATCTGCCTCAATCGCCCTCCTAATCTCCCTCTCAAGCTCCTCCAAAGACTCGGGGCGGACTCCTACAGCTCCATAGGCCTCGGCGAGCTTCACGAAATCGGGAGCCTTCCCAAGCTCCACACCGAAGTACCTCCTACCGTAAAAGAGCCTCTGCCACTGGGCGACCATGCCCAGCATCCTGTTGTTAAGGATCACCACGATAACCGGGAGTTCCTCCTCAACAGACGTGGCCAGGTTGTTCTCGGTCATGGCGAAGCTTCCGTCCCCCGCTATGTCAACAACAGGGACATCCCTCCTCGCGGCCTTAGCCCCTATTGCGGCGGGGAATCCCCACCCCATCGTTCCTAACCCACCAGATGTGAGAAAGGTCCTCGGGGCGTAGGAGTCGAAGTAGAGGGAGGCCCACATCTGGCACTGCCCAACCTCCGTCGTGATTATCGCATCCCTCGGTAGGCTCCTCCTAAGCGCCCTCATAACCTCCGGCCCCCTCATGTGGGGGTTACCCTTTGCCTCCGGCATGATGTAGAGCTCTCTCAGCTCATTGATCCTCCTAACCCACTCAGAGTCTCCGGAGGCCTCGAGCCTGATCCTTCGCAGCCTTTCCAGGAGACCCGTCAGGGCAAGCTTCGCATCTCCGACCACCCTCGTCACGGTCTCGACATTCTTGTCTATCTCACTCCGATCTATGTCCACGTGGATCACCTTCGCGTTCGGTGAGAACTCCTTCACGAGCCCCGTCGTCCTATCGGAGAGCCTAGCCCCCACGACGAGTAGTACATCAGCCTCCGCTAAGAGGGTGTTAGCTTCCCCTGTTCCATGCATTCCGCATCCACCGACATATAGTGGGTGGTCGTTTGGCACGGCGCCCTTCCCCATCAGGCTGGTCGCCACAGGGGCCATGAGGGCCTCTGCTAGGGCTATCAGCTCCCTGGAGGCGTTGGAGGATATGACACCCCCACCCGCAAGTATCATGGGCCTCTTAGCCCGGGAGAGGAGAACAGAGGCCCAGTCAAGCTCCCTTGGATCAGGCTCCTCCTGGACCCTATAACCCCTGAAGCTGACCTTCTCGGGAAACTCCATATCCTCGACGGATGTCTGGACATCCTTTGGAATATCCACTAGGACCGCGCCCTTCCTCCCCGTGGAGGCCAGGTAGAAGGCGGCCTTAACAGCCCAAGGTATATCCCTCGCTCCTCTCACCTGTATATTGTACTTCGTTACAGAGGCGGACACGCCTATGATGTCAACCTCTTGGAAGGCATCGGTCCCTATCACCGGGATCGGCACTTGGCCCGTGAAGGCCACGACGGAAGACGAGTCTATGTTGGCTGTGGCTATCCCTGTGACCAGATTTGTGGCTCCAGGCCCCGACGTAGCCAAGCAGACGCCAACCCTACCGCTCGCCCTGGCATAGCCGTCCGCCATGTGGGCCGCTCCCTGCTCGTGGCGGGCTAGGATGAACCTTATATCAGAGTCGTATAGGGCATCGCAAATGGGGAGTATTGCGCCCCCTGGCAGGCCGAAGATGGTCTCGACCCCTTCCCTTTTCAAGGCCTTGACGAAGGCCTCAGCCCCGGACATCCTAGTCATACCCGGCCTCCTCCTCTACAGGGGCCTTCCTAAAAGCTTCTGCAAACTCTAAGTTTAGGGGCCTTGAGGCTACGCCTTTCGGATGGGGCTTATTCGGGGAGAATAAAACAATACCCCATCTATGTTTCCCCCCTCTCAGGGGTGTGGAGAACTCTATACCCCATTTCTACTCCCTCAAGATATGTGGATACCACCTATTAGAAAGCTGGATAAAAGCTTTTCTCTCCCCACTCGCTTCATGTAGGAGGTTTTTAGGAGGCAGAGAATTGAAGATCCGGCTCCTACGAAAATCTCCGTTCAGCGGCAAACTTCGATCATACTGTTAAGATCGCTTCAGAGCATGCTTCCATTATCTCGATTTTCTTTCCTTCTCACACCTTCTAGAAGTTGCTATTTCTTAATGGTCTTTCAATAATATGTTATCTGATTTGTTTTGGGTAGGCGAGTCTACTATGTTTGAGGCCCAATTTTACGGCGATCTCCGCCAATTTTATGGATGCCTCGGCCCCATCTATGACCGGGAGGTTGAACTCCTCCCTCAGCCTCCTTCCTAGGCCCCAGAGGGCTAGGCAGCCCAAATAAAAGGCGTCCCCCTCCCCCCTCTCAATACTGCCCTTGATCATCCTCCTTATCATCTCAATCGTCTTTTCGAGATCTCGCCTCATCTCAAGAACCGGGATCTCCGGGGTTATACAGCAGGGCTTGGTTCCAATCATAGAAGCTAGAATCCTCATTGCCTCCCCTGGACCTATCACCGGTATGTCGACAAGCTCTCTGGCCGCTTTTAGGGCTGGATCCCCGGCGCACCAGATGATGGCCGCGTCACATCCATCCCTCTCAGCGCCCCTAACCAATCTGAGTATCTCAGGCCCGGCTTCCACTGCGTCCACCTCCGCCTCTATGGCCTGCGGCCCCCTCTCGGCCACGACGGCGTCTATCTCCGTATCTCTTTCAGCCAGGGTTCTGAGGTACCTCAGCCTCTCCTCGATCTGCCCTTCCGAGAGGCCTAGGATCGGGATAATAACCCTTATCTTCAAACTCTCCCGAGCCCCTGTGAAAATCTCACCAAAACTTGATGATAATCTTATAGGATAAATTAGAGCTCTATTCTAATCATCCTTCTTAGCCTCTCCTCGACCTCGTTTATCGGATGTCTGAGGGCCTCTTCCTTGAGTCTTCTGAACATGGGGTAACCTGCCTGCTGCTCCAGCTGCCACTCCCTTGCAAATCTCCCTGTCTTAATCTCCCTTATGACCTCCTTAATCATGCCCTTAGCCGAGTCGGGCATAACCCTGGAGCTATAGGTTAGGGTTCCATACTGGCTAGTCGTTGAATGTAGGGACATCTGCTTATAGAGCCCCATCTTGGCGGCGGCCCTGAAGACCTCCGCCAGCTCTCCGGAGGCGTACATCTCCAATAGGACGGCCTCCGGCGTGTACCCCTCCTCGACGAGGGCCTCGAACCCTAGCTGTATCGCGCGGAAGATAACTGGGACGGTGTAGTGCTCCGAAAAGTGGTCGAGTTCGGCCTCCTCCGCAAAGCTCAGCTCCATCACGCCCACCCTCGTCGCTCCGATGGCTTTGGCTAAAGCCAGAACCCTCCTCAACCCCTCGCCCGAAGCGTCCTGTCCAACCGAGATGAAGGCTGGCGCCCCAGATCCCCTCTGGAAGAGCTCTCTCACATATGTGCCTATCATCCTTGGTGCTAGTAGGAGGATATCCACATCTCTGGGTGGTTTTATGAAGCCGTAATGTATGGTGTAGCCGTGAGCGAAGACTAAGGCTTTTCCCTTGGAGAGATTCTCTTTCACTTCCCTATTATAAACCTCTGGCTGCACCTCGTCGGGGAGAAGAAATAGGATAATCTCGGCGAGCTCAGATGCCCTGGAGATGGGATATACCTTGAAACCATCCTCAACGGCCCTATCCCAGCTCTCATCCCTTATGCTTCCAACTATCACATTTAGGCCGCTATCTCTCATGTTTAGGGCCTGAGCCCTGCCTTGGTTTCCATAACCTACAACGGCTATGGTTTTATCGGATATAACCTTGAGATCCGCGTCAGCATCATAATAAACCTTAACCATCTAACTCCTCCTTATCATTCATGATACCATTTAATTATGAACCCTCTTATATGGAGGCTTAAATCCGTCGGCTCTAGATTTTTAGCCTCCTATCCTGTAGATGATATCCCCCTCTCTCACTCTTCCCGAGACCTTTAGACCTATAGAAGACCCTGGGCCCGCCTCCTTCACGGGC contains:
- the ilvB gene encoding biosynthetic-type acetolactate synthase large subunit gives rise to the protein MTRMSGAEAFVKALKREGVETIFGLPGGAILPICDALYDSDIRFILARHEQGAAHMADGYARASGRVGVCLATSGPGATNLVTGIATANIDSSSVVAFTGQVPIPVIGTDAFQEVDIIGVSASVTKYNIQVRGARDIPWAVKAAFYLASTGRKGAVLVDIPKDVQTSVEDMEFPEKVSFRGYRVQEEPDPRELDWASVLLSRAKRPMILAGGGVISSNASRELIALAEALMAPVATSLMGKGAVPNDHPLYVGGCGMHGTGEANTLLAEADVLLVVGARLSDRTTGLVKEFSPNAKVIHVDIDRSEIDKNVETVTRVVGDAKLALTGLLERLRRIRLEASGDSEWVRRINELRELYIMPEAKGNPHMRGPEVMRALRRSLPRDAIITTEVGQCQMWASLYFDSYAPRTFLTSGGLGTMGWGFPAAIGAKAARRDVPVVDIAGDGSFAMTENNLATSVEEELPVIVVILNNRMLGMVAQWQRLFYGRRYFGVELGKAPDFVKLAEAYGAVGVRPESLEELEREIRRAIEADQTTVIDVPIDPEENVFPMVPPGKGLKEFIMEA
- the ilvC gene encoding ketol-acid reductoisomerase; its protein translation is MVKVYYDADADLKVISDKTIAVVGYGNQGRAQALNMRDSGLNVIVGSIRDESWDRAVEDGFKVYPISRASELAEIILFLLPDEVQPEVYNREVKENLSKGKALVFAHGYTIHYGFIKPPRDVDILLLAPRMIGTYVRELFQRGSGAPAFISVGQDASGEGLRRVLALAKAIGATRVGVMELSFAEEAELDHFSEHYTVPVIFRAIQLGFEALVEEGYTPEAVLLEMYASGELAEVFRAAAKMGLYKQMSLHSTTSQYGTLTYSSRVMPDSAKGMIKEVIREIKTGRFAREWQLEQQAGYPMFRRLKEEALRHPINEVEERLRRMIRIEL
- the ilvN gene encoding acetolactate synthase small subunit — protein: MYRSLSTVAFLVENKPGVLFNVTNLFRRRGFNIESISVGPLDDPELARMTITLKADSRVLNQIVEQLDKMVDVIRVKRLDPMRTVAREMLLVKLQTSDPMAREEALKHINSYHGLILDIDAESIIAEVTGETETIEEFLKKVSPIGILEFSRTGVTALEKGRLRL